From Monomorium pharaonis isolate MP-MQ-018 chromosome 9, ASM1337386v2, whole genome shotgun sequence, the proteins below share one genomic window:
- the LOC105837129 gene encoding DNA repair protein RAD50-like isoform X2, translated as MTSVDQQQEPCLECRLLSGGDFVAAGLYVCHHSKRYQKQVGKAVMYSSASEIQLRGIRNFDSEDALCFSCPLTLIFGLNGTGKTSIIEALKNKCVNDAEINIALGVSKSILNYVVFCPQNELNSSFDQNEMLKNIFDEIFDSAKFNKASESILKLQKELQDNIRTLKTEKQTLSVLVSEVEDKQNKLKEHKKSMDIAKEKINDIDKQIELVKQEIEEVQQFTTKYMNIQVEEGKTKMEISMHKDQYEKLKKNIKNIFEETTEELEEELENLKRKHEDNIRVLLNIQELGQMKLKDTVERLYQKLEEEKDAQIQAQQWKTVAFKLTARNMEYYIKKQLDELKNLKNLKKKFKKAQNNVMDSEKNLEALKAELNKKLLLYKNVINDIKLWDRCIDEIQQLKGAVNNLETQMTSTENWQKQEADRKSMSESVRRLHKILDEINSFVNSNVLEKFEAQKYEIQTYKNLLTKLVNEKNDIKQTISKLKEDIISQEIGKRELLDNITLRKIREKLEILKEQYKKFNSMDYKKKMIQLKNEKQALLQQVIFENQEELEREIKQYTHELEKEEYRLTSRNYTNKCIELVVQEDTIANLKTYNEVLNTTMIEYHEKHMSTVNKIIKKLWKHIYKGTDITSIEICTELKKGERSNRRNYNYKLVQTRHDGCKKDMKKHCSAGQEALASIIIRLALAETFCKNFGIFVLDEPTTNLDEENANNLADMLTKIVELRSRYQKNFQLIITSHNKKFLQKLADLNNHKQFYELYRKQNGMITVKSSAFNEGKSSDKEEKGPNRKRYSLDDNSGPPKKKYYFTE; from the exons ATGACCAGTGTTGACCAGCAACAGGAACCGTGTCTCGAATGTAGACTGCTGAGCGGAGGTGACTTCGTCGCCGCCGGTTTATACGTTTGCCATCATTCCAAACGGTACCAGAAGCAAGTAGGAAAAGCAGTGATGTACTCATCTGCCTCTG AGATACAGCTCCGCGGCATTCGCAATTTTGATAGCGAGGACGCCTTATGCTTCTCCTGCCCGCTCACGCTTATTTTTGGGTTAAATGGAACCGGGAAAACCAGCATAATCGAGGCGCTGAAGAACAAG TGTGTTAATGATGCAGAAATCAATATAGCATTGGGtgtttcaaaatcaattttaaattatgttgtaTTTTGCCCTCAAAATGAGCTTAATTCGTCGTTTGACCAAAacgaaatgttaaaaaatatatttgatgagATATTTGACagtgcaaaatttaataaagccTCGGAATCCATTTTAAAGCTTCAGAAAGAGTTACAAGACAATATTCGAActttaaaaacagaaaaacaaACTTTAAGTGTACTCGTATCTGAAGTGGAAGATAAACAGAATAAGCTCaaggaacataaaaaaagtatggATATtgcaaaggaaaaaataaatgacatTGATAAACAGATTGAACTTGTGAAACAAGAGATTGAAGAAGTGCAGCAATTTACTACGAAATATATGAACATCCAGGTTGAGGAAG ggAAAACGAAAATGGAAATTAGTATGCATAAAGATCAATATGAAAAactgaagaaaaatataaagaatatatttgaGGAAACAACAGAGGAATTAGAAGAAGAATTggagaatttaaaaagaaagcaTGAAGATAATATTAGAGTGTTGTTAAATATCCAAGAATTAGGACAAATGAAATTGAAAGATACTGTGGAGCGCCTTTACCAGAAATtg gaagaagaaaaagatgcACAAATACAAGCACAACAATGGAAAACTGTGGCATTTAAACTAACAGCGCGAAATATGGAATACTACATTAAAAAACAGCTAGATGAACTTAAAAACTTAAAGAATTTGAA gaaaaagtttaaaaaggcACAGAATAATGTGATGGattcagaaaaaaatctaGAAGCTCTAAAAGCAgaacttaataaaaagttgttgctatataaaaatgtgattaaCGACATTAAATTGTGGGATCGGTGTATAGATGAGATACAGCAATTGAAGGGAGCAGTTAACAACTTGGAAACTCAGATGACTAGt acaGAGAATTGGCAAAAGCAAGAAGCCGATAGAAAATCGATGTCCGAAAGTGTCAGACGTTTGCATAAGATATTGGACGAGATCAATTCTTTTGTTAATAGCAATGTACTTGAGAAATTCGAAGCCCAAAAGTACGAAATACAAACTTATAAGAATTTGTTAACAAAACTTGTGAACGAGAAAAATGACATAAAGCAGACAATAAGCAAATTGAAGGAGGACATTATTTCTCAGGAAATTGGAAAGCGAGAATTACTTGACAACATAACTTTACGTAAAATTAGGGAAAAACTAGAGATCTTGAAAGAgcagtacaaaaaatttaatagtatggattataaaaagaaaatgattcAGTTAAAAAACGAAAAGCAAGCATTGCTTCAACAA GTCATATTTGAAAATCAGGAAGAATTAGAGAGAGAAATCAAACAATATACGcatgaattagaaaaagaagaatatcGATTAACTTCTCGGAATTATACTAACAAGTGCATTGAATTGGTg GTTCAAGAAGATACTATAGCCAATTTGAAAACTTACAATGAAGTATTGAATACCACGATGATCGAATATCACGAGAAACATATGTCGACGgtcaataagataataaagaaGTTATGGAAGCATATTTACAAGGGTACAGATATTACCAGCATTGAGATCTGCACAGAGCTTAAGAAGGGTGAACGTAGCAACAGAAGGAACTACAACTATAAATTGGTTCAAACCAGGCATGATGGCTGTAAAAAGGATATGAAAAAACATTGTAGCGCTGGACAGGAG GCATTggcatcaataattataagacTCGCCTTGGcagaaacattttgtaaaaatttcggGATTTTCGTGTTAGACGAACCAACGACGAATTTGGATGAAGAAAATGCGAACAATTTAGCGGATATGCTAACTAA GATAGTTGAGTTGCGATcaagatatcaaaaaaattttcagttgATCATAACAAGCCACAATAAAAAGTTCCTACAGAAACTTGCAGATTTGAATAATCACAAGCAATTCTACGAGCTTTACCGTAAACAGAA tgggATGATCACAGTAAAGAGCTCTGCCTTCAATGAAGGTAAATCCTCCGACAAGGAAGAAAAAGGTCCTAATCGAAAACGATATAGTTTAGATGATAATAGTGGACCGCCTAAAAAGAAGTATTATTTTaccgaataa
- the LOC105837566 gene encoding protein CutA homolog isoform X2: MPRATRASLVTVLMLLCIARSIRAQVYQNMSSLAGAHSVAYVTVPDDVVAKRLARGLVENKLAACVNIIPRLISIYKWEGKIQEEPELLLMIKTRTERVDALTKYVKKRKMNYARSLAEKTDNF, from the exons ATGCCGCGCGCGACACGAGCATCTCTCGTGACTGTGTTGATGCTGCTTTGCATAGCGAGGAGTATCCGCGCTCAAGTTTATCAGAACATGTCGAGTCTCGCCGGAGCACATTCCGTGGCGTACGTCACAGTGCCGGACGACGTAGTTGCGAAGAGATTAGCACG CGGTCTGGTCGAGAATAAGCTGGCTGCCTGTGTCAACATCATCCCGCGACTCATCTCCAT ATACAAATGGGAAGGGAAAATACAGGAGGAGCCTGAACTTTTGTTG ATGATAAAAACCAGAACAGAAAGAGTAGACGCTCTAACAAAATATGTCAA aaaaaggaagatgAACTATGCAAGAAGTTTAGCTGAAAAAACAgacaacttttaa
- the LOC105837566 gene encoding protein CutA homolog isoform X1 gives MPRATRASLVTVLMLLCIARSIRAQVYQNMSSLAGAHSVAYVTVPDDVVAKRLARGLVENKLAACVNIIPRLISIYKWEGKIQEEPELLLMIKTRTERVDALTKYVKENHPYTVCEVISLPIQNGNEDYLKWINEVVPPLDKNA, from the exons ATGCCGCGCGCGACACGAGCATCTCTCGTGACTGTGTTGATGCTGCTTTGCATAGCGAGGAGTATCCGCGCTCAAGTTTATCAGAACATGTCGAGTCTCGCCGGAGCACATTCCGTGGCGTACGTCACAGTGCCGGACGACGTAGTTGCGAAGAGATTAGCACG CGGTCTGGTCGAGAATAAGCTGGCTGCCTGTGTCAACATCATCCCGCGACTCATCTCCAT ATACAAATGGGAAGGGAAAATACAGGAGGAGCCTGAACTTTTGTTG ATGATAAAAACCAGAACAGAAAGAGTAGACGCTCTAACAAAATATGTCAA agaAAACCATCCATATACTGTTTGCGAAGTAATTTCCCTGCCT ATACAAAATGGCAATGAAGATTATCTAAAATGGATCAATGAAGTGGTTCCACCGCTTGATAAAAAcgcttaa
- the LOC105837129 gene encoding DNA repair protein RAD50-like isoform X1: protein MTSVDQQQEPCLECRLLSGGDFVAAGLYVCHHSKRYQKQVGKAVMYSSASEIQLRGIRNFDSEDALCFSCPLTLIFGLNGTGKTSIIEALKNKCVNDAEINIALGVSKSILNYVVFCPQNELNSSFDQNEMLKNIFDEIFDSAKFNKASESILKLQKELQDNIRTLKTEKQTLSVLVSEVEDKQNKLKEHKKSMDIAKEKINDIDKQIELVKQEIEEVQQFTTKYMNIQVEEGKTKMEISMHKDQYEKLKKNIKNIFEETTEELEEELENLKRKHEDNIRVLLNIQELGQMKLKDTVERLYQKLEEEKDAQIQAQQWKTVAFKLTARNMEYYIKKQLDELKNLKNLKKKFKKAQNNVMDSEKNLEALKAELNKKLLLYKNVINDIKLWDRCIDEIQQLKGAVNNLETQMTSTENWQKQEADRKSMSESVRRLHKILDEINSFVNSNVLEKFEAQKYEIQTYKNLLTKLVNEKNDIKQTISKLKEDIISQEIGKRELLDNITLRKIREKLEILKEQYKKFNSMDYKKKMIQLKNEKQALLQQKQVIFENQEELEREIKQYTHELEKEEYRLTSRNYTNKCIELVVQEDTIANLKTYNEVLNTTMIEYHEKHMSTVNKIIKKLWKHIYKGTDITSIEICTELKKGERSNRRNYNYKLVQTRHDGCKKDMKKHCSAGQEALASIIIRLALAETFCKNFGIFVLDEPTTNLDEENANNLADMLTKIVELRSRYQKNFQLIITSHNKKFLQKLADLNNHKQFYELYRKQNGMITVKSSAFNEGKSSDKEEKGPNRKRYSLDDNSGPPKKKYYFTE from the exons ATGACCAGTGTTGACCAGCAACAGGAACCGTGTCTCGAATGTAGACTGCTGAGCGGAGGTGACTTCGTCGCCGCCGGTTTATACGTTTGCCATCATTCCAAACGGTACCAGAAGCAAGTAGGAAAAGCAGTGATGTACTCATCTGCCTCTG AGATACAGCTCCGCGGCATTCGCAATTTTGATAGCGAGGACGCCTTATGCTTCTCCTGCCCGCTCACGCTTATTTTTGGGTTAAATGGAACCGGGAAAACCAGCATAATCGAGGCGCTGAAGAACAAG TGTGTTAATGATGCAGAAATCAATATAGCATTGGGtgtttcaaaatcaattttaaattatgttgtaTTTTGCCCTCAAAATGAGCTTAATTCGTCGTTTGACCAAAacgaaatgttaaaaaatatatttgatgagATATTTGACagtgcaaaatttaataaagccTCGGAATCCATTTTAAAGCTTCAGAAAGAGTTACAAGACAATATTCGAActttaaaaacagaaaaacaaACTTTAAGTGTACTCGTATCTGAAGTGGAAGATAAACAGAATAAGCTCaaggaacataaaaaaagtatggATATtgcaaaggaaaaaataaatgacatTGATAAACAGATTGAACTTGTGAAACAAGAGATTGAAGAAGTGCAGCAATTTACTACGAAATATATGAACATCCAGGTTGAGGAAG ggAAAACGAAAATGGAAATTAGTATGCATAAAGATCAATATGAAAAactgaagaaaaatataaagaatatatttgaGGAAACAACAGAGGAATTAGAAGAAGAATTggagaatttaaaaagaaagcaTGAAGATAATATTAGAGTGTTGTTAAATATCCAAGAATTAGGACAAATGAAATTGAAAGATACTGTGGAGCGCCTTTACCAGAAATtg gaagaagaaaaagatgcACAAATACAAGCACAACAATGGAAAACTGTGGCATTTAAACTAACAGCGCGAAATATGGAATACTACATTAAAAAACAGCTAGATGAACTTAAAAACTTAAAGAATTTGAA gaaaaagtttaaaaaggcACAGAATAATGTGATGGattcagaaaaaaatctaGAAGCTCTAAAAGCAgaacttaataaaaagttgttgctatataaaaatgtgattaaCGACATTAAATTGTGGGATCGGTGTATAGATGAGATACAGCAATTGAAGGGAGCAGTTAACAACTTGGAAACTCAGATGACTAGt acaGAGAATTGGCAAAAGCAAGAAGCCGATAGAAAATCGATGTCCGAAAGTGTCAGACGTTTGCATAAGATATTGGACGAGATCAATTCTTTTGTTAATAGCAATGTACTTGAGAAATTCGAAGCCCAAAAGTACGAAATACAAACTTATAAGAATTTGTTAACAAAACTTGTGAACGAGAAAAATGACATAAAGCAGACAATAAGCAAATTGAAGGAGGACATTATTTCTCAGGAAATTGGAAAGCGAGAATTACTTGACAACATAACTTTACGTAAAATTAGGGAAAAACTAGAGATCTTGAAAGAgcagtacaaaaaatttaatagtatggattataaaaagaaaatgattcAGTTAAAAAACGAAAAGCAAGCATTGCTTCAACAA aaacagGTCATATTTGAAAATCAGGAAGAATTAGAGAGAGAAATCAAACAATATACGcatgaattagaaaaagaagaatatcGATTAACTTCTCGGAATTATACTAACAAGTGCATTGAATTGGTg GTTCAAGAAGATACTATAGCCAATTTGAAAACTTACAATGAAGTATTGAATACCACGATGATCGAATATCACGAGAAACATATGTCGACGgtcaataagataataaagaaGTTATGGAAGCATATTTACAAGGGTACAGATATTACCAGCATTGAGATCTGCACAGAGCTTAAGAAGGGTGAACGTAGCAACAGAAGGAACTACAACTATAAATTGGTTCAAACCAGGCATGATGGCTGTAAAAAGGATATGAAAAAACATTGTAGCGCTGGACAGGAG GCATTggcatcaataattataagacTCGCCTTGGcagaaacattttgtaaaaatttcggGATTTTCGTGTTAGACGAACCAACGACGAATTTGGATGAAGAAAATGCGAACAATTTAGCGGATATGCTAACTAA GATAGTTGAGTTGCGATcaagatatcaaaaaaattttcagttgATCATAACAAGCCACAATAAAAAGTTCCTACAGAAACTTGCAGATTTGAATAATCACAAGCAATTCTACGAGCTTTACCGTAAACAGAA tgggATGATCACAGTAAAGAGCTCTGCCTTCAATGAAGGTAAATCCTCCGACAAGGAAGAAAAAGGTCCTAATCGAAAACGATATAGTTTAGATGATAATAGTGGACCGCCTAAAAAGAAGTATTATTTTaccgaataa